The genomic window CAGGGCGGGCAGGATGAGGCCGTTGCCGAGCCCCATGAGCGCGATCGACGCCGTCAGAAGGTAGAGATCGCGGAAGAAGACGTACATGCCCACGAACGCCAAGGCGACGAGACCGAGGCCCACGGCCACGACGACCTTCGCCCACCGTGCGAGGTGCCGCTGCAGTACGGTGCCGGACACGTATGACGTCGCGGCCATGACCGCCACCGGTATGGCGATGACGAGCCCCTTCACGAACCCGACGATCCCGTAGGGCTGCTCGAGGAGGTCCGAATAGTCGCTCAGCACCCCGAAGAGGAAGAAGATGGCCAGGGAGCCGGCGAGGAAGGCCACGGACAGGGACACGCCCTTGGACGACCACGTGTCCTTGAGATTCTGAAGGTTTTGCCGCAGCGGTTGGCGGGCGCGCTCGCCGCGCGGCGGTTCCTCGACCCAGAACCAGACGGCCAGTGCCGCCAGCCAGGCGAGGACAGGGTACACGAAGAAGGCGGCGTACCACACGATCAGCGCGGCCGCGGCGCCGATGATCGGGCTCAGCACCTTGCCCAGGCCGTTCGACGCTTCGAGCGCCCCGAGCGCCTTCGTTCGCTGCCGGCCCCGGATCAGGTCGCCGACGAGCGCCATCGCGACCTGATACAGGCCGCCGCCGCCGATGCCCTGCAGCACGCGGCCCGCCAGGATCCAGGGGTACGGATGGGCCGAGACGAGCGGCGCGACGCCTCCGATGCCGCCGCCCAGTCCGAACAGGAACAGCGCAGGCACGATGATCGCCTTGCGGCCCCAGCGATCCGAGAGGTAGCCCCCGACCGGGATGACGAGCGCCGCGGCGATGGAAAACGCGGTGATGAGCAGGCCGATGCGGAACAGGCTCACGTTCAGCGCTCGCTGCATCGCCGGGAGCACCGGAATGAGCATGGAATTCGAGAGGACCATCACAAAGGGAACGGACGCGATCGCCACGAAGGACAGGACGGACAGGCGCTTCAAGACGGGACTCCTCTCCGCGCTTGCAACGGTAGTAACATGAGCGCGATGGCGAGCCGCTATGCGCCGAGAAGGATCAGGGGACGGGCCATGACCGCGCGACGCGCCTTCGGACTTTTGGCGGCGACGCTGGCGCTGATCGGCGCGTTTCTCCTGTTGCGAAGCCCGGCCCTCCTCGTCACGCACGTGCAGGTGAGCGGCCTCTCGGAGCTGACCGCGGAGCAGGTCGTGTCCGAGGCGGCCATCCGGCATCAGGTGCCGCTTTGGAAGATCCGGGCCGGCGACGTCGCCGCGCGCCTGCTTGAAGACCCGATGATCGCGTCCGTGCGCGTCGTCAAGCGCTGGCCGGACACGTTGAAGATCGAGATCGTGGAGCGCCAGCCGGTGGCGGAAGTGATCCTGCCGTCCGGACAGGTGGCGGAGGTGGACGCGTCGGGCGCCGTGATGCGCGTGGGGCGAGGGGTCGACGCCCGGCTGCCGCTGGTCACGGGTGCGCGCGAGGACCTGCGCCCGCGCGCCATCGTCCAGTCGGCGGGCCTCTCCAGGGCCGTCCAAGTCGCCGCCGCCGCGCGCTCGTTCCCGGAGATCGACGTCGCGGAGATCCACATCGAGGCCGACACCTCGATCGTCCTCTACCTGGCGGACCGCACGCCGGTGCAACTCGGCCTTGTCCCCGACGCCAAGCGGCAGCTGTCGGTCCTCTCCGGCCTTCTGAGCGCGATGAAGCAGCAGGGCACGCAGGCGCTCTACATCAGCGTCGTGGACCCGGATGAACCCGTCGTGCGGCCGGTCGATCCACAGGACGACCTCCCGCCCCCTCCCGCCGTCGACGGCGGATGAGCGGCAGCGCGCCGGCGCAGAAGGGATCGGGAGCGGGTGCGCGGAACAAGGCCACGTCTCGCATTGGGGGGCGAACTGTGCAGGACGTGAATGGAACCCCGTGGGTCGCCGCCGTGGACCTGGGCACGACGAAGACGCTGGCCCTGGTGGCGGAGCGGCACCGTTCGGGCGTCCGGCTCGCCGGCCACGGACAAGCCACGACCCGCGGCCTGCGCAAGGGGCAGGCGACGGACGCGGAGACCGTCGCCCGGAGCATCCGGCTGGCCGT from Clostridia bacterium includes these protein-coding regions:
- a CDS encoding FtsQ-type POTRA domain-containing protein, which gives rise to MTARRAFGLLAATLALIGAFLLLRSPALLVTHVQVSGLSELTAEQVVSEAAIRHQVPLWKIRAGDVAARLLEDPMIASVRVVKRWPDTLKIEIVERQPVAEVILPSGQVAEVDASGAVMRVGRGVDARLPLVTGAREDLRPRAIVQSAGLSRAVQVAAAARSFPEIDVAEIHIEADTSIVLYLADRTPVQLGLVPDAKRQLSVLSGLLSAMKQQGTQALYISVVDPDEPVVRPVDPQDDLPPPPAVDGG
- a CDS encoding MFS transporter; translation: MVLSNSMLIPVLPAMQRALNVSLFRIGLLITAFSIAAALVIPVGGYLSDRWGRKAIIVPALFLFGLGGGIGGVAPLVSAHPYPWILAGRVLQGIGGGGLYQVAMALVGDLIRGRQRTKALGALEASNGLGKVLSPIIGAAAALIVWYAAFFVYPVLAWLAALAVWFWVEEPPRGERARQPLRQNLQNLKDTWSSKGVSLSVAFLAGSLAIFFLFGVLSDYSDLLEQPYGIVGFVKGLVIAIPVAVMAATSYVSGTVLQRHLARWAKVVVAVGLGLVALAFVGMYVFFRDLYLLTASIALMGLGNGLILPALNTMITSATGSAQRGTVTSLYGTVRFVGAAAGPPVFSVVVDWGRSVTFLGAAALSAVALVMSLLWIDKEKMLPPETGEGGRSRPSRVKRARFERPRAPADKTVLRS